A genome region from Maridesulfovibrio salexigens DSM 2638 includes the following:
- the flgF gene encoding flagellar basal-body rod protein FlgF, with protein MRSSIFSALFGAMSNEHRIDISANNLANVNTTGFKRDNCAFQDTFIRFAHDYVADAKPYLRDKDQLPEAKIMARPRLSEEVIDMSQGSFQKTGNPLDLAIRGDGFFKVQKNGETFLTRNGVFTLSSEGTLVTEQGYPVMANGGEVNLPPRSRVAVDGEGVIFADGQEVGRLDFVQPADYRALKKEGENLFSNEGGEVPAEGEVAQGYIEKSNVEVVNEMVAMIECQRSFEMYQKMITTTDQLDQKVIQQVGRAMM; from the coding sequence ATGCGATCCAGTATTTTCAGTGCCCTATTCGGGGCCATGTCCAACGAACACAGGATTGATATCAGCGCCAATAATTTGGCGAACGTCAATACTACCGGTTTTAAACGTGACAACTGCGCTTTTCAGGACACGTTTATCAGGTTTGCCCATGACTATGTGGCTGATGCCAAGCCATACCTCAGGGATAAAGACCAGCTTCCGGAAGCAAAAATTATGGCCCGTCCAAGACTTTCCGAAGAAGTGATCGACATGTCTCAGGGATCTTTCCAAAAAACCGGCAATCCCCTTGATCTAGCTATTCGCGGGGACGGTTTCTTCAAGGTTCAAAAGAACGGCGAAACTTTTCTTACCCGAAACGGTGTTTTTACCCTTTCATCTGAAGGAACCCTTGTCACTGAGCAGGGATATCCGGTCATGGCTAACGGCGGGGAGGTCAATCTACCACCGCGTTCCAGAGTAGCTGTCGATGGCGAAGGCGTGATCTTCGCGGACGGGCAGGAAGTCGGCAGGCTCGATTTTGTTCAGCCTGCGGATTATCGCGCCCTCAAAAAGGAAGGTGAAAACCTTTTTTCAAACGAAGGTGGAGAAGTTCCCGCAGAAGGTGAAGTTGCTCAAGGATACATTGAAAAATCAAATGTAGAAGTCGTGAATGAAATGGTTGCGATGATTGAATGTCAGCGCAGCTTTGAAATGTATCAGAAAATGATCACTACCACTGACCAGCTTGACCAGAAGGTCATTCAGCAGGTTGGCCGGGCAATGATGTAA
- the flgG gene encoding flagellar basal-body rod protein FlgG, producing the protein MMRSLWTAATGMVAQQTHIDVLSNNLANVNTQGFKKSRVEFEDLMYQTMRIAGSETEGGNRLPTGMQIGMGVKEVSIHKFFSQGSFESTGNPLDIAIEGNGFFLVDRNGEDAYTRSGAFKLDSDGRLVTSNGYPLQPEFTVPAEAVNVVVSEDGHIAALDKNGTELSSADITIYDFINEAGLNAVGKNLYVETEASGAAIQGTPGEDNFGTLAQGYLEGSNVELVDEMVGLIVGQRAYETNSKAITTSDSMLQTAINVKR; encoded by the coding sequence ATGATGCGTTCACTCTGGACAGCGGCCACAGGTATGGTTGCCCAGCAGACTCACATCGATGTTCTTTCCAACAACCTTGCCAACGTGAACACTCAGGGGTTCAAAAAAAGCAGGGTGGAATTTGAAGACCTCATGTACCAGACCATGCGAATCGCAGGTTCTGAGACCGAAGGCGGTAACAGACTGCCCACAGGTATGCAGATCGGTATGGGTGTAAAAGAGGTCAGCATCCACAAATTCTTTAGTCAGGGGTCTTTTGAAAGTACCGGTAACCCTCTCGATATCGCCATCGAAGGTAATGGTTTCTTTCTTGTAGATCGCAATGGCGAAGACGCTTACACACGTTCCGGTGCTTTTAAGCTCGACAGTGATGGACGTCTGGTCACCTCTAACGGTTATCCGCTTCAGCCTGAATTTACTGTGCCTGCCGAGGCTGTGAATGTGGTTGTTTCTGAAGACGGTCACATCGCCGCACTTGATAAGAACGGTACTGAACTTTCCAGTGCCGACATCACAATTTACGACTTTATCAACGAAGCCGGCTTGAATGCTGTAGGTAAAAACCTTTACGTGGAAACTGAAGCTTCCGGTGCAGCCATTCAGGGTACTCCGGGTGAAGATAACTTCGGTACTCTTGCTCAGGGGTATCTTGAAGGTTCCAACGTGGAGCTGGTTGATGAAATGGTAGGACTTATTGTCGGTCAGAGGGCTTACGAGACTAACTCCAAAGCCATCACTACTTCCGACTCCATGCTTCAGACCGCAATTAACGTTAAACGATAG
- the flgA gene encoding flagellar basal body P-ring formation chaperone FlgA codes for MTKAGFINMFRKGALMLLIAVLLASFAADPATASKENTDWRIKIKSAAVVNGPRVTLGDIADFYGDLPAQTKADLSAVELWNAPARSRKPVRVNRNKLRVILQHYLGELVRNCIIPSTLTMQSGGKVMSQEQLQRAVVKVLTPQAEAMNGDYKFRDFKLPPYLFFKDSMDSLRVHIPRALEPGSNSFRMEVVSVDGKVIRRLAGSLFVDLWKPVPCPVRPINRKELVTPDLITWKSKNMAHLGNQVWDGKGGPWRVKVPVGTGQPIMRSSIEPAPVIARGDKVTLMFRGKNLKLTVPVEALEDAGVGQNITVRNLQSKRKVVATVVNAQTVQVK; via the coding sequence ATGACTAAGGCAGGTTTTATCAACATGTTTCGCAAGGGTGCATTGATGCTTCTGATTGCTGTGCTGTTGGCTTCTTTTGCGGCCGACCCGGCAACAGCCTCAAAGGAAAACACCGACTGGCGGATCAAGATCAAGTCTGCCGCTGTGGTTAATGGTCCACGGGTTACTCTCGGTGATATTGCCGATTTTTATGGTGATCTTCCTGCGCAGACCAAAGCTGACCTTTCCGCAGTGGAGCTTTGGAATGCCCCGGCCCGTAGTCGTAAGCCTGTCAGGGTGAACCGAAATAAGTTGCGGGTTATTTTGCAGCATTATCTTGGTGAGCTGGTACGTAATTGCATCATCCCGTCTACTCTGACCATGCAATCGGGCGGCAAAGTGATGTCGCAGGAGCAATTGCAGAGGGCAGTTGTCAAAGTCTTGACCCCACAGGCAGAAGCCATGAACGGCGATTACAAGTTCAGGGATTTCAAGTTACCCCCCTATCTGTTTTTTAAAGATTCCATGGATAGTTTGAGGGTCCATATCCCCCGGGCCCTTGAACCGGGAAGCAATAGTTTCAGAATGGAAGTGGTCAGCGTGGACGGAAAAGTTATACGCAGATTGGCCGGCTCCCTGTTTGTAGATCTTTGGAAACCTGTTCCCTGCCCCGTTCGCCCCATTAACCGCAAGGAATTGGTTACACCTGATCTGATCACCTGGAAGAGCAAGAATATGGCGCACTTGGGTAATCAGGTATGGGATGGTAAAGGCGGGCCGTGGCGGGTTAAGGTTCCAGTGGGAACCGGACAGCCGATCATGCGTTCGTCCATTGAACCGGCTCCGGTTATTGCCAGAGGTGACAAGGTTACCCTGATGTTCAGAGGTAAGAATTTGAAGCTCACCGTCCCTGTGGAGGCTCTTGAGGATGCCGGGGTTGGTCAGAATATCACGGTACGTAATTTGCAAAGTAAGCGTAAGGTTGTAGCGACCGTCGTCAACGCCCAAACCGTTCAGGTTAAGTAA
- a CDS encoding flagellar basal body L-ring protein FlgH, whose translation MKKTTLATMLLLAICAGCSPVKQAPTPMPVMTPPAQYEPEPMNNPGSLFAASDSEYLFDDNRARRIGDIVVVTVSETSKGKHTSDSKAEKKNDTSLAVTNFSAGLATAVDPFNMKGGAGDTPLIGSATSNKFSSTGETKNESTLTASVACRVVRILPGNVMQVEGARQVRINDETQVLVVRGLLRHRDIGPSNTVASNYLADAHIEVYGRGILADKQRPGWLSRILDNVWPF comes from the coding sequence ATGAAAAAAACAACACTGGCAACTATGCTTCTTTTAGCCATTTGTGCCGGGTGCTCACCTGTTAAGCAGGCTCCGACACCCATGCCGGTTATGACTCCGCCCGCTCAATACGAACCCGAACCTATGAATAACCCCGGTTCATTGTTTGCTGCCTCTGATTCTGAATATCTTTTTGACGATAACAGAGCCAGACGAATCGGTGATATCGTGGTTGTCACAGTTTCTGAAACAAGTAAGGGTAAGCATACTTCAGATTCAAAGGCAGAGAAGAAAAATGATACCAGCCTTGCCGTTACAAATTTCAGTGCCGGTCTTGCTACAGCAGTCGATCCCTTTAATATGAAAGGTGGTGCCGGTGATACTCCGCTGATCGGTTCTGCTACCTCAAATAAATTTTCAAGCACCGGTGAGACCAAGAACGAGTCAACTCTCACCGCTTCTGTTGCATGCAGGGTAGTCCGGATTCTTCCGGGCAATGTCATGCAGGTGGAAGGTGCGCGTCAGGTACGTATCAATGATGAAACTCAGGTTCTGGTCGTGCGCGGGCTGCTTCGCCACCGCGACATAGGACCCAGTAATACCGTGGCATCCAACTATCTGGCCGATGCCCATATCGAAGTCTATGGCCGGGGCATTCTTGCTGACAAGCAGAGACCCGGATGGCTTTCCAGAATTCTTGATAATGTATGGCCCTTCTAA
- a CDS encoding flagellar basal body P-ring protein FlgI, with the protein MKFTNRMNRMTAGLAAAVLLLFIVLMSAQSAEAVRLKDISSFSGVRDNDLVGYGLVVGLSGTGDGTNSAFTITSMINMLEKMGVQVDRASIKPKNVAAVMVTAKMPVSAKPGAPLDVTVSSIGDSKSLFGGVLLMTPLKGIDGKVYALAQGALTVGGFSASGEAATASKNVVTVARIPSGATIERSVPFDFNRQQKITINLGVSDFGTTMQVVKRINGVVGGSYASAVDASTVDLAIPEHFRGNMVPLMAALENLEIAPDTKAKVVVDEKTGTVVLGRNVRLTKVAIAHGNLQVVIAEGADVSQPGPFAPEGAETVTTPETELAVEEDNNRLMLVEGATLQELVDGLNAIGATPRDLISILRTMKVAGALHAELEVI; encoded by the coding sequence ATGAAATTCACTAACAGGATGAACAGAATGACAGCAGGGCTTGCGGCAGCCGTATTGCTCCTGTTCATCGTACTCATGAGTGCCCAGTCTGCTGAAGCGGTCAGGTTGAAGGATATTTCATCCTTCAGCGGCGTTCGTGACAACGATCTGGTCGGTTACGGTCTGGTTGTAGGTCTCTCGGGAACGGGTGACGGAACCAACTCCGCATTCACAATCACCTCCATGATCAACATGCTGGAAAAAATGGGTGTTCAGGTTGACCGTGCTTCGATCAAGCCTAAGAACGTTGCCGCAGTTATGGTTACCGCCAAGATGCCTGTTTCCGCTAAGCCCGGTGCACCGCTGGATGTTACTGTTTCGTCTATCGGGGACAGTAAATCTCTCTTTGGCGGCGTGCTTTTGATGACTCCGCTTAAAGGTATCGATGGTAAGGTTTATGCCCTTGCTCAGGGTGCTTTGACTGTCGGCGGTTTTTCAGCAAGCGGTGAAGCTGCCACAGCGTCCAAGAACGTTGTTACCGTGGCCCGCATTCCTTCCGGGGCCACAATTGAACGTTCCGTGCCTTTTGACTTCAATCGTCAGCAGAAGATTACCATTAACCTCGGTGTTTCCGATTTTGGCACCACCATGCAGGTAGTGAAGAGGATTAATGGTGTGGTCGGCGGTTCTTATGCCAGCGCTGTTGATGCTTCTACTGTAGATCTTGCTATTCCCGAACATTTCCGGGGCAATATGGTTCCGCTCATGGCAGCGCTTGAAAACCTTGAAATTGCGCCCGATACCAAGGCCAAGGTCGTGGTTGACGAAAAGACCGGAACAGTTGTTCTTGGACGTAATGTCCGCCTGACCAAGGTCGCCATCGCTCACGGTAACCTGCAGGTTGTTATTGCTGAAGGTGCAGACGTAAGTCAGCCCGGTCCTTTTGCTCCTGAGGGTGCTGAGACTGTGACAACGCCTGAGACTGAGCTTGCGGTTGAGGAAGACAACAACAGGCTGATGCTTGTTGAGGGTGCGACTCTGCAAGAACTGGTTGACGGTTTGAATGCCATCGGCGCAACCCCGCGTGACCTTATCTCCATCCTGAGAACGATGAAGGTTGCCGGAGCCCTGCATGCAGAGCTTGAGGTTATCTAA
- a CDS encoding methyl-accepting chemotaxis protein codes for MKKKNFLSRYLAVKYIGCVLLVITLFSSGFGFYLHRNLVQEELETDRAESTATLNTLSMALTDWIQSQVSLAKLIANTQSVVQACSYPENEDIVSEAQRFLQTIHDRYGFYENIPLALHKADDSLLEIEVNGQPRRISDGQFFVDTVDGKTIGKCSPQMSFIKASREGKDYFISQVYPSLLRGNPIFVIAAPVYNRGKHVGTVILAPQMNYFTDMFIKKIRMGERGRVFFSDDRNMFIAHPDPDLILKKELGDHTQYLQNITDGKEDFFSTAGTGEDFRYLSMHVDIPSQNILHEWFLTVAQPRAEIEAGANGILQKLYWSGALLIFMIGLVLFGLNRWLVTCPLARVVSYAKSIEQGDFNAELSLERSDEFGVLADSLRNMTVTILGQLQTEMDLFKGILAGIQNPFAVVDPQMRLINCSDSMIRTTGRIGKSDDFQGWNISKFFFNDANRPVLLSEVFKDGKARNKVPFAYTNPNGKSFEMLIDVVLVRSDKGEVLGGITFWNDITELKSQQKAIEEQKDRIEQAAVEAEQLSGTTSKSLQSLISDVADSSKMTSEQEACLLETVTAIDELSSTIQEVAQNASLTAQNAEGTKEQAVNGVHVAEETISSIHSVRELVSSTQEDLKTLGHQADAIGDVMKIINDIADQTNLLALNAAIEAARAGEAGRGFSVVADEVRKLAEKTIDATGEVEGAIGAIQSNSRQCFRSISNVEAEVTTSVENVQKTDVAFKKIAELAEVTSDMITGIATATDQQSAATEQIAKTAGEVRFMAEETNAVMTRSDGSVRQLQKAFKQLNDIIISMH; via the coding sequence ATGAAAAAAAAGAATTTTTTATCCAGATACTTAGCAGTAAAGTATATAGGATGCGTACTGCTGGTAATTACGCTTTTTTCTTCAGGATTCGGTTTTTATCTACATCGTAATCTGGTTCAGGAGGAGCTGGAAACTGATAGGGCTGAGAGTACGGCTACACTGAATACTCTTTCAATGGCTCTTACTGATTGGATTCAGAGTCAGGTTAGTCTTGCCAAGCTGATCGCCAACACCCAGTCTGTTGTACAAGCCTGTTCCTACCCTGAAAATGAAGATATTGTATCTGAGGCACAAAGGTTTTTGCAAACTATCCATGATCGTTATGGATTTTATGAAAATATACCTCTGGCTCTGCATAAGGCTGATGATTCTCTGCTGGAGATTGAGGTTAATGGACAGCCGCGCAGGATTTCGGACGGTCAATTTTTTGTAGATACGGTAGATGGAAAGACCATCGGCAAGTGCAGTCCTCAGATGAGTTTTATCAAGGCCTCACGCGAAGGTAAGGATTACTTTATCAGTCAGGTTTACCCCAGCCTGCTTCGCGGTAATCCCATCTTTGTAATTGCAGCGCCTGTTTACAATAGGGGAAAACATGTCGGGACAGTTATTCTTGCCCCCCAGATGAACTATTTTACCGATATGTTCATTAAAAAGATTCGTATGGGTGAAAGAGGAAGAGTCTTTTTCAGTGATGACCGCAATATGTTTATTGCACACCCTGATCCGGATCTGATCCTGAAAAAAGAATTAGGGGATCATACGCAATATCTTCAGAACATAACTGATGGAAAAGAAGACTTCTTTTCTACAGCAGGAACAGGGGAAGATTTTCGCTATCTTTCCATGCATGTTGATATCCCATCCCAAAATATATTGCATGAATGGTTTTTGACTGTTGCACAGCCAAGGGCTGAAATAGAAGCCGGAGCTAATGGGATTCTCCAAAAACTTTATTGGTCCGGTGCCTTGTTGATCTTTATGATCGGGCTGGTCTTATTCGGCTTAAACCGCTGGCTGGTTACTTGTCCGCTGGCGAGGGTTGTGTCTTACGCAAAGAGTATTGAACAGGGTGATTTTAACGCCGAGCTCTCTTTGGAGCGTTCCGATGAATTCGGCGTGCTTGCGGACAGCCTTAGAAATATGACTGTTACTATCCTTGGCCAATTACAGACTGAGATGGATTTATTCAAAGGTATCCTTGCAGGGATTCAGAATCCCTTTGCCGTGGTTGACCCGCAGATGCGTTTGATTAATTGCAGTGACAGTATGATCAGGACAACCGGAAGAATTGGCAAGTCTGATGATTTTCAGGGCTGGAATATCTCAAAGTTCTTTTTTAATGATGCCAATCGTCCTGTTCTTTTGAGCGAAGTGTTCAAAGATGGGAAAGCCAGAAACAAAGTGCCGTTTGCGTATACAAATCCCAACGGTAAATCCTTTGAGATGCTGATTGATGTCGTCCTTGTGCGTAGTGATAAGGGCGAAGTGCTGGGAGGAATTACTTTCTGGAATGATATCACTGAACTCAAATCCCAGCAAAAGGCCATCGAAGAGCAGAAGGACCGGATCGAACAGGCTGCAGTAGAGGCGGAGCAGTTATCCGGTACAACTTCAAAGTCTTTGCAGTCACTTATAAGTGATGTTGCCGATTCTAGTAAAATGACTTCCGAACAGGAAGCGTGTCTGCTGGAAACTGTAACTGCTATTGATGAACTCAGTTCGACCATTCAGGAAGTCGCCCAGAATGCCTCTCTGACCGCTCAAAATGCTGAAGGAACTAAGGAGCAGGCTGTCAATGGAGTGCATGTTGCTGAGGAAACAATATCTTCTATTCATTCCGTAAGAGAGCTTGTTTCTTCCACCCAAGAGGATTTGAAAACTTTGGGTCATCAAGCAGATGCGATCGGTGATGTAATGAAGATCATTAATGACATTGCAGACCAGACCAACCTGCTGGCATTGAATGCAGCTATCGAGGCTGCCCGTGCGGGAGAAGCTGGACGCGGATTCTCAGTTGTGGCGGATGAAGTTCGCAAATTGGCTGAAAAAACAATTGATGCCACCGGCGAGGTGGAAGGGGCTATCGGAGCTATCCAAAGTAATTCTCGCCAATGTTTTCGATCAATCTCCAATGTGGAAGCTGAAGTGACCACAAGTGTGGAAAATGTTCAGAAAACGGATGTAGCTTTCAAGAAGATTGCTGAGCTGGCTGAGGTTACCAGTGACATGATCACCGGCATAGCAACAGCCACAGATCAACAGTCGGCTGCAACCGAGCAGATTGCTAAAACGGCAGGTGAGGTAAGGTTTATGGCCGAAGAAACCAATGCGGTCATGACGCGATCGGATGGCAGCGTACGGCAACTGCAAAAAGCCTTTAAACAACTAAACGACATAATAATTTCCATGCATTAA
- a CDS encoding rod-binding protein — MIDSTMNTATAQANAESKELQGFKRKLTSLNDRLSGGKDQEAALRDACKKFEAVFMGKIWQQMRKNVPKGGYLTNRYEQQYTSMFDKDFSEKLAEGGGIGLGDMLYDQLRAKLENASKSTLPGTGNSTALKTLDEVGRKGSVHGTRLASINKGENDGLPGIPLPKPGIPLEDDDFSMGQRVERQIARENSSNSAAPSPMSRTEAMAKIEELARKIEQEHDTKVYVQGVTAEEIGKKLAGI, encoded by the coding sequence ATGATAGACAGCACAATGAACACAGCTACCGCGCAAGCCAATGCTGAAAGCAAAGAATTGCAGGGCTTCAAGCGTAAACTTACCAGTCTGAATGACCGTCTTTCCGGTGGAAAGGATCAGGAAGCGGCTTTGCGGGATGCCTGCAAGAAGTTCGAAGCGGTCTTCATGGGTAAGATCTGGCAGCAGATGCGTAAGAACGTTCCTAAAGGCGGCTATCTGACCAACAGGTATGAGCAGCAGTACACTTCCATGTTTGATAAGGATTTTTCCGAAAAACTGGCAGAGGGCGGTGGTATCGGACTGGGGGATATGCTTTATGATCAGTTGCGCGCCAAACTCGAAAATGCCAGCAAATCAACCCTGCCGGGAACTGGAAACTCAACAGCCTTAAAGACCCTTGATGAAGTAGGGCGTAAGGGTTCAGTTCATGGAACCCGTCTGGCATCAATTAATAAGGGGGAAAATGACGGGCTGCCTGGAATTCCTTTGCCTAAGCCCGGTATTCCTCTCGAAGATGATGATTTCAGCATGGGCCAACGCGTAGAGCGTCAGATTGCCCGTGAGAATTCTTCAAATTCAGCTGCGCCGAGTCCCATGAGCCGGACAGAAGCTATGGCTAAGATTGAAGAACTGGCCCGGAAGATTGAGCAGGAACATGACACAAAAGTTTATGTGCAGGGTGTGACTGCTGAAGAAATTGGCAAGAAACTTGCTGGTATATAA